GTAAAAAAAGGTATGGGTGCCCCTCACTCTTTGGTGAGGTGGACATCCAGCTGTGGGAATGGAATTTCAATTCCCTGTTCATTATATGTCTTGAAAATGTTGTTTGTGAGATCTCCTTTGACGGCCCAATAATCTGCAGTTTTAACCCATGCACGAAGCTGTAGGTTTACTGAAGAATCTGCCAGTTCTGTTGTCACAACTGCCGGAGCAGGTTCATTGAGTACACTCTGATTTCCTTTCATAACATAAAGTGCGATTTCAATTGCCCTGTCAAGATCAGTGCTGTAACTGATTCCAACATTCACGTCAACTCTTCTTGTAGGCATTCTTGTTGCGTTAACAATCGGGCTGCCCCACACAAGACTATTTGGTATAGTTATTATTTTGTTGTCCGGGGTCAGGAGTTCGGTTGCCATGATACCTACAGCAGAAACGGTTCCGGAAGATCCATTTACTTCCACATATTCGTTTTTGTCAATAGGCCTTAAAGCCGCAATCCAGAGTCCTGCACCGATGTTCGTCAGTGTGTCCTGCATTCCAAAACCCAGAATCAATCCGATGACTGCAGAAAGTCCCAGAACGACTGCACTCATGTTCACGAATACTGAAAGAACAGCAAGTATGACAATCACATAAAGCAGTGAACTCAGGAACCGTGTCAAAAATTCCACTACCAGCTCAGGTAGTTTTGTCTTCTTCAACCCTTTACTGAATAATCCGGTAAGCATTCTGGCAACCAAGTATCCTATTATCAGGATTATTATTGCAAACAGAATGTCTGAAAGACTTATGTCTGTATATGGTAAAGTCTGATCTAACCCATTGGCCATAAAATACCTCCAAAACAGAATTCTTTTAATTCAATATAAGGATTATTTGAAATCAGGGTAACAGAATATCATCAATGGCATGGATAATGCCGTTTGAGCACTCTATGTCAGGATTTGTAATGGGAGTATTCTCAACGAAAATTTTTCCATCTTTGGATTTAAAGCGAATAGTTTCCCCGTTCATTGTCTGGAGAGACTCAACGCTGCTGAGATCCTTGGTGGTGTATTTTCCTTCTACAATGTGATAATTGATGATGTTGAGAAGATAAGTTTCATCATCAAACGCTTCTTCAATTACATCGTTAGGAATTGGAACAAATGCATCGTCGGTAGGTGCAAATACAGTATAAGGTCCTTCCGAAGAGTACTTCTCCAGAAGTCCGAGAATTTCTGCTGCATTCAGGAGATTTGTGAAAAC
The DNA window shown above is from Methanohalophilus levihalophilus and carries:
- a CDS encoding fasciclin domain-containing protein, yielding MQDLIATARDEGVFTNLLNAAEILGLLEKYSSEGPYTVFAPTDDAFVPIPNDVIEEAFDDETYLLNIINYHIVEGKYTTKDLSSVESLQTMNGETIRFKSKDGKIFVENTPITNPDIECSNGIIHAIDDILLP
- a CDS encoding mechanosensitive ion channel family protein, producing the protein MANGLDQTLPYTDISLSDILFAIIILIIGYLVARMLTGLFSKGLKKTKLPELVVEFLTRFLSSLLYVIVILAVLSVFVNMSAVVLGLSAVIGLILGFGMQDTLTNIGAGLWIAALRPIDKNEYVEVNGSSGTVSAVGIMATELLTPDNKIITIPNSLVWGSPIVNATRMPTRRVDVNVGISYSTDLDRAIEIALYVMKGNQSVLNEPAPAVVTTELADSSVNLQLRAWVKTADYWAVKGDLTNNIFKTYNEQGIEIPFPQLDVHLTKE